The nucleotide sequence CAGTTTTATCTGTGGTGCAGACTGGCCCTGCCCTAGGAGGCCATGAACTGGGCGCCCCCCGCCCTAGGGCAACTCAGCCTCCCTTTGGGGAAACAGGAGAGAAGGTCACGTGGCCTGTCCAACGGCAACACTCCTCCCCCGCGCCCGCTTCCCGAGGCTAGCGCCTCCCCGCCGaaggtgggggttgggagggagagaaagtggAAGATCCGTCTCAGCGCCGGGCGGGCCAGCAGCGGGGGCGCGAGGCGGCGGGAGCCGGAGCCGGGCTGGTGCGCGCTGGGAGTCCGGCTGTCGCCACCATGAGCGCGGAAGGCTCGGAAGCGGTGGTGCTTGTTTCTGCTGCAAGAACCCCCGTTGGTAAGCGGCTCAGCCATCCCATCCCGCCGcgccctgcagcagctggtggcGGGGGAGATGGGGCGTTGAGGCCGTGGCTGCGGCTGGCAGCGGGGCCCCTGGGTGCTCTTGCACGCGCGTGTGATTGCGCCTCCGCTTTCGGCACCGTTTGGGCGAGTGCGTGCGCGCCGTGCTGCTTTGTTGCCCCCTCCCACCAGCCAGGTTGGGTGTGTTTCTGGGGCACACCAGGCACGGTGCTGCCCATAGGGGTGCGTGGGGAGCCTTCGACGCGGCGGGTGGCGTAGACGCGCCGTATCCTTTGCTCCTCTTATTTCTGTgaatggggctgggggagaaggctGCTGGTGCAGCTGCTGATCTGCTCGCTCGCAGCCGGGGCTGGGCTCTACCTTTTTCGCCGCCCCAAGCAgcgaaggggggaaaaaaaagcgaCCGCCGAAGAAGAAATGAAAAAGCTGCCGCCGAGGAAGGAGAAATGAACAAACCCGGAGCGCCGCCCCGGCACCAGCTTCCCGAGCTGGCGCCTCGAGCCGGCCCTGCTTGCAGCAGCGTCGGGCCAGCGGGGCGGGCGACGGGAGACTCCGCCCAGGCCCTGCGCTTGCGTGGCGCTGATTGGACAGAACCGATGGGGCCACTCTGTAAGGCGGGTGGGCGATTGCTGAGCCGGCGTCCTCAAGGGTGGCTCTTGCTCCCATTGGGTTGCGCACGGTAGAACCATGACCCTGCTGCCTCAGGCGCTGTCGCGTGTCTCATTCAGCGGCGCCGGGGAGTCCAAAGAGGAGGAGCAGCTGATGTGTTTGTTACTAGGTTCATTTTGTTTAGTGTGGGCTTTGTATTAAAGAGAAAGCAAACGCTCCCCCTTCGTTGGGCCTGAGGCCAGCCCTTGCTGTAGGGGGAAGGTCTGTAAGGTAAACATGATGCAAAGCGTCAAGGATGTGCATGCACCTAAATACTGGCTGGTATGTTGAGAGGTATAAACGAAAACACTTACTGAGAACAAggacagatgcatccgatgaagtgagctgtagctcacgaaagcttatgctcaaataaatgtgttagtctctaaggtgccacaagtcctccttttctttcttagaaTGTTAGGCTACCCATAGCCATTTGTTTAAGGTATTAGTAAACTGGGATAAAGTGTGTCCAGTCTGTCTAGCATATCCTTGAACACTACTTGATCAATATTTATGATGATTTTCAACTTGTTTTCTCTCCGACTCCTGCACCATTATATGGTTAATAAGTAGTTTTTTTGAGGGAACATTCTTTCCCCTCCACGGTACTGACGGGAGAGGCGATACTCAAGTGTGGCTAATTGATTCAAAGACTAATCTATATTggacagaataataataaaaaatacataaaaatgtgtATACcagccacctcctcttcctgtccTGGGTGGATTAAAGATTTTTTCCAAATAGAATGTAAACTTCTGATAgtctgagtctctctctctctctctctctctctctctccctcaaaaaaggagatgggggagggagagagagaaaatataaacaaagtaGACTGCAATCCCTAAATAGAACTAGTTGGGGTATATGTGGGGGGGATTCTAAAGACACAGCAAGGAatgggttcagagtagcagccgtgttagtctgtattcgcaaaaagaaaaggagtacttgtggcaccttagaggctaacaaatagtaccccttttctttttgcagtaagaAATGGTAGCCTGGTAGAGTATTTTATGGTTTGCTGATATTTAGGTCATATAATTACATTAAGCTCCCTACAAAATTTTTGGCTGGATCAAACGGTGATCCCaggacatcccccccccccccccccccagtctggaAATTgtattccttccttctctctccccccccccagtatacATAGTATTCAGTTGAAATAATACTTTTCCCCACAACTTCAGCTCCCCCTCAAAGAATTAACCAAAAGAAAGGCATGATAGACTGACATACCACAGCACTGTAGTACTTCTAAATAACACTAGGCAGAACTAAACATGCGTTTAGAAAGGCCTTTTTGTGGGTAAATTCAGATATTCTGCTGATGTACAGCGTCTTAAAATGTAGAGTAGACTAGCTCAGATAATGGTACTTATTGTTGAATATCACTCTCTAGTTTCTTCTGTTCTTGTTGTGCTGCTCTGATCAATGTAAACTAGATGTTTTATTTCCTGTGTTCTTTTCCTCCTCCATCGACTGACTTGAGAAGGAGCAAAATGAATCCTAAAAGGTAAAAAAACTAATTCATTCTCTCAAGTCGAGAAGTGAAATCTTGGGCAATATTTCCCTCAGAATCTCTTTTTTGGAGtcatgaggtttaaaaaaaaatatgatgaCACTGATATAAaaatctaattgtttttttttatgaagGTTCCTTTAATGGTGCCTTGTCCACAATGCATGCCCATGAACTGGGCTCTATTGTCATTAAAGAAGTATTGAAGAGGGCAAATGTCAATCCGGAAGAAGTGTCTGAGGTTATATTTGGACAAGTCTTGACagcaggtattttttaaaattacttcttcAAACACTTGTACAAAAAGGCATTGGaaataagttttttttccctttagttttACAATGAGAGACTATGATTGTATAGAGGAACAAATCCCATCAAATATCAAGTCCCTATTTTACTGTTCCATtgcaatgttaattttaaaatttcattttaagaatattaACATTTGTTGGCATTTAAGGACTGAAGAAATCAGCTCCTGACTTTATGCAGTGTCCAGAATGAAGGTTGGGGTTAAAGCCATAGATATCTAATGTATTCTTTTAATTCAAAGAGGAACTAACAAAGTGGGTACGTAACACTAACCACAGACTGTGACCTTTCACTGTTGTAACCAGCCTCCTCTGTGTCCCACTTCTCTCCTTAATCATTGCTTGCCATGTTAACTCAGACTTTAACTGGAAAGTCCTCAGGGCAAAGAGCTGAATTGTATCTGTCTGTAATGCAATATATAGACCTCTGAAGCTGTGGAAATAATCCTTGGGTTAAGATCCCATAAAGAAAAACTTCATATTATTTTGATCTGATGGAAATGCAGCTGTTAAAGAAGACGACCACTTTAATGGCTTCTTAACTAGAGCCTTACATGGCTTTGGGTTATTTGAAATATAACTACTAATACACATGCCTTTAatctgtttgtttaatttaaactAGAGCTCAATTTTGTCTCCACAAATATTATGTAATTAAATGAATGGTGTGCCCACTCTTCTTTTACTAGTGACTTTTATACAAAAGAGCAGGCATTGCTTTGGCCTGGAGACATGGAGTTGAAGAATGCTTTCTGTTATACGCAATACTTCGATTCTCTGTCAGAGGTTACAGAATGAAAGCTTTTATGACTCTTAGTATATGCTTGGGCTTTATCCATTTCCTAAGGAGTATAGGGTAATATTTGGCCATTAAGTGTTGTGTAGAATATCCAAGAAGTTTGATCTAGTAATAAATAAAATGACCAATGTCCGTTTAGTTTCAGAAAAGCACTAGTTTAGTCAAGTCACACATTTGCTTGAAATCTGTAATCAATGGAAAGCAAGATTGTAAATATGAATTTACAGCAAAGTGGGGAAGTATCTATTTTTGCAATTTTTACCGTCTTTGCTACAAATAGCAAATAAAACAGTCATTTCCAAAGATTGATACAGTAATCAAATATGGGAAAGGTCCCATCCGTTATAAACGGCAACTGGTTCCCCTGACTCTTGTGCCTGTAGTGTAGATAAAGCCCTCTGACAAAGACCACAGCAGCACACTGTAGAATAGAGTTGGTTTTCTGTCTGCTCTGCTGTGAGTTCTTCAAAGGGAATCACAACACCAGTGCATGGGAGGAGATTGCAACAAATCCCTAAAGCACGTTGTGTTGGATGTGCTATCACTCAAATTAAGCTGTGTGAGaaggttctttaaaaaaaaaaaaaaagcgcacacacacacaaaccttagCTGAGAAATTACTTTAGGCAACTACAGAATCCTACTTGGAAGAGTGCTCTTCATTTCTAACTGAGAAAGTCATGTGAGCAAAACATTCTGGTGTCAGAAAGCAGGAGAACTCCCATGAGTTATTCCATTTGCAAAAAAATACCCTTGTAATTTTCTTCCTCTCACCCAGTAGGAGCTTAATTAGATAAGCTCTCTTAATTGTCATTCATCACTGGGATGAACAGTAAACGTGGGGGGAAATCTGGCTGTCACTTCATGAGTAGCAGAATGTATATGTTGGCCTACTTACCTCTGTTTAATATGGAGATAGACCTATctcatagagctggaagggacctgggaAGGTCCtagagtccagtcccctgccttcacagcaggacccAGTAGcgtcccttatttttgccccagatccctaaatggccccctcaaggatggagctcacaaccctggctttagcaagccaatgctcaaaccactgagctatccctcccccactctgcatGCGTTCAGATCTGTAATTCTTGCAGGTGCTGGTCAGAATCCTGTACGACAGGCCAGTGTTGGTGCAGGAATCCCATATGCTGTACCATCTTGGGGCTGTCAGATGATATGTGGCTCAGGCCTGAAAGCGGTATGCTTGGGGGCTCAGTCCATATTGACAGGAGATTCCAGCATTGTGGTGGCAGGAGGCATGGAAAGCATGAGCAAGGTGAGGCTATAGTCCCTTTTGGCAATAGCCAAGAGTTACTTGTGACTTCAGGTTTACTATTTGATTTTAAAGCTAATAATCTGGTAGGAAAATGTTTGACTGTTCCTTTGTTTTTTGGGCACCTAGAACTCTTAATGAGTTCAGCTGGAGTTGCAAGTGAGTAACTATGTGGACTTGGTCTATGTATTTGTtgtccattttttgtttttccattgcaGACTAAACTTAGTTTAAAAAGTTACTACTTTTGTAGACTTCTCTTTAATAGTTCTGTTGCGTTTGTCCTCTTCCACTAACCAATACCTCTTCAGTGGTTGAGGCAGAGTTGTCTTGAAATTCTTCTTACGAAATTTCAAAACTATCAAGGATTTCTTCACCTTCATTAGTATCCAACTATCCATTTGAGCAACTTTTTTTCCTCTAGCGAGAATATTTCTAAATGTAATCTATTAAGCATTCATATATAATGAATGATAAAATGAAAGTCAGGATATAGTTGTAGTGGTCCCTAACTTGGATTAACCCTTTACTGAAATTCAAAGTGTGATTTAGGAATTTTAGTATGATAGATCTAATAAACTGACCGTGTTATGAGACTGCATGGGAGATGAAAATATTGTGTACACTATTGATGTATCTATTGTTCctgattaaaaatctagaaagAGGAAATTCAAAGAGATTCCAAAACCCATTgtaatcaatgggaatcttttcactGATTGTGTTGGGCTGTAGGTCAGATCCTTAGGGACCAGTCCTTCAACTCTTACTCACCTGAGTAATGTGACTTAAATGGGACCATCTGGAATCTTAGTGATTAGAAATTAAACTAGTGCTGATATGAACCTTGATTGATCAGAATGAATCCTTCTTAACTGAAACTAGACTTCTTgacaaccttttttctttttgaactttGCTATTTCGGATGGTAGATACCAACAAATAGTTATTGGTGGTGGGGATGTATTTGGAGTGATTATAAGAAAACAGATTAAGATAAGcaatttcaaatttatttcaaaagaaTTTACAAAGTTATTTCTCCATGTccatgctctggggatgaatttaGAGTGTcttaaatttctaaacattaGTTGGCAGTAATTATAAATGCAACATCTAGCTTAGAGAGGGAATGGAAACCTTGGAGACAAGACTGATTATactgtgttttaatttatatttcaagCCTATTTTAATTTCCTTCCATCACCATGACAGTGAATGGTTTACTCCCAGCAAGACAGGCAAAGGCAGTATTGCTTCTTGCTCTGCAGGAGGCATCTGAAGACTACTTTTCTCATATGTGAGCTGTCTGTTCTCCAAGGGTAGGTGTTGGCTGGGCCACCCAGTACCTTCTGCTGACTCACTTTCAGATTGAAAACCTTGGAATGAGAGAGTTCACTTGATGGTTGGAAATAACCCAAAATTAATGGGTGGCCCCTCGTCTGCTGGTTAttctgtgggtcttttattcATTAAACTGGAGACTATTCCTTCTGGCCATCAGATCAAAGTCAGACTTTTTGATGAAGGGATTGGATGCGAGATGGGGCTTTGCTGGGAAGAACTAACTGTACTATTGAGACTTCTAAATTTCTCTCAATCTCTTATCTACAGGCTCCTCACTTAGTTCATATGCGAGCTGGAGTGAAAATGGGGGAGGCCTCATTGCAGGACAGTATAATCTGTGATGGTCTTACAGATGCATTTTGCCAGTATCACATGGGTATAACAGGTAAGTAGTAGCAGTTAGACTCagagactaaggtcagaagggatcatcatgattaAATAATGTGCCCTtctgcacattacaggccacagaacctcatggAGCCACTCCAATAACTCCGCCAGAGCTTTGGGCTTACTacagaagtctttaaatcaagatttaaagattaagttacagagaatccaccatttactctagttctgAAAAGAGAATTGTAAATTAACAAGGGGGTGGGAGTGCAGTATAAATAGATTCTGGAAACTTGAAATTTGAATTCAAACATACTTCAAGGCAATAGAAGTTAAGAAATTGACTAGATCTACAAGTTCacattattttttcccttttgcatGTTACCATATAACAAAAAAATTGACTTGGAAAGGATACTTGCTATCTGAGCTAacagtcggggggagggggaggttgggTCTGCCTTACCAATTTCTCTCTTCAGCATGTTGTCCCTTAATACTGTACATCAGATGATAATTCTTTGCAATGGATATCTGAAATTAATCTCTGAATTCAAATTTTAAGTTGCTTTTCCCTAAACTTCTAAGTACAAGGACAGAATACTGGAGAATGTGTAGGAAACAGTTCTGCACTGGAAGGGATAATGAGACTTTAACCTCTGATTTTATGAGATTAGTGTATCATCTACAGTACAGTCTTTCCAATGTACAATTGCTGCAGTGATATTTTAACACAACTGTCCAGAGCAATAATGAACACTTGATTTTGCTTGCTCAGAACTTTCTTTAAAGCAGCTCTGGATGGAGATCAAATATGGAAATGTTCAGCCCCAAAAGTAAATGTAGCAGAAAGTCATGAGAGTGTGTGAAAACAAGAGCTCAGAATGAACACTGTTCCGTAAGCTTAACCTACAGGCTGCTACCAGCAAACGTTGTCTGATTGGCATGCTGGAATTTTAACTTAAGACCTAGCAAACTTGCGGTTAAGAGtaaattttttcttaaaactggtattttgctttgtttcagctgaaaatgtGGCCAAGCAATGGCAAGTTAGCAGAAGGGAACAAGACCAACTTGCTGTACTGTCACAGAAAAAGGCAGAGGGTGCACAGAAAGCTGGCTACTTTGATAAAGAGATTGTTTCTGTCCTTGTGCCTTCTAGgaaaggtaggggtgtgtgtaattaaataaataaaagctggcATTGGGGTATCCATTATAGTTAATGAATGGTGTCTTTGTAGAAAAACCTATTTTACAGGCAGGAGGGCTCCTCTTTTCAATCTTTAACAATGGGCAAGGCTTCccccattgtttttgttttttttaaaatgaaagaaagtgGAAGAACACTGATGTACGTTCAGAATTTCCAAATGTAACTCagcaaatatgaaatagttatgttACTGATCCTACCACCCCTTCTTTGTAGGTGGACCTGACTTCAATGGTGCTCCTGCCCACACGAAGCCAGCTGTAGAATCAGGTCCTGAGTTACATTAGACCCATATTATGCTAAACTTAATACATGTTCACACTCACCATGATATTTGGTGCataaacctccctcactggcgAAAGACATAATGAAAATAATCTGGAGAGTCATTCCGTTACACCCAGTAGCATATGGATTTTTTCAAAGCCTGCCAGCTTCTTAATCTTgtctgtcagattttttttttcttttaatttaaagtcTTGGTGCCTTTCTTTGTATAGGTAGGCCCTTTGACAGTTGATTGATTCCAGGATCCacttttgggtggggaggggagagagttcCACATCTTTTGTGCTAAACTCACATTCCCTAGATTCATTAGTCTGTTGAACTCCAATAGCATTTTTTGCTCTTAATGGACTTTGTCAAATAGCTTTGGAGTTAGCTTAATGGCACAAAATGCGATCTTTTCCTGACCGTGTAGTtaacaggaagaagaaaaaacccaAGGTGAACCATGGAAGGGTTCTAGATAATATTGTGACTTGACTCTCTCAAATAAGTATCCATTCCCAAAAGAGCCTTCCTAGCAGAAGAATGGTTAGGGAATAGCAGATAGGAGAATTGCTTTTGAACAGGCAGGCAAATTTAGCCATTGGGGCTTGTTTCCAAAAGCTCAGCTGTAGAGTAGCCATACTACTACTTCCAGCACCTGGAAGGAGATAGGCCTCTAAAGGAATAGGAGATTATGGGGCTAACTTGAAGTTCTTGTGTATTGTTATAACCCTGACAGCTATGAACTGGAAAAAATTAAacatcccttcctccccctccttgtTACATGCAATATATTCCTGAGTGGCCACTATTTAGAAGTTACTCTCTGTGGTCTTTGTTCTAGAGGCTATTTTCTCCATTTAGAACCCTTTTACGAGTGTAAAATTGCACAGAATTGTTCTCAAGTTCATGTCTGACCATTTTGCAGGTCCTGCAGAAGTTAAAACAGATGAGCATCCTCGCCATGGAAGCACCTTGGAAACAGTAGCAAAGTTAAAGCCTTGCTTTCTGACTGATGGAACTGGGACAGTAACTGCAGCTAATGCCTCAGGTTTGTAGATGAGTAAAACAAAATGCCATAGACCAGCAATTACAAGCAGCTCAGGATTTTGTTTGCAACATCTACAGCAAGTactattaaagaaaaggagtacttgtggcaccttagagactaaaatttatttgagcataagctttcgtgagctacagctcacttcatcggatgcatttggtggaaaatacagtggggagatttataaacatcCATGTTCTgtgttcatatatatataaatacatgaagTCAGAGGTGCTTTTATTACTGACACATCTCAGCAGGGTCCACATTCCTTAGTCCCCCATCCTTCTATTTCTTAGTTTAATTGTATTTAGATCATTCCTGTATTCCtccctttttccatttccttACTTTGTGTgatggggttgggactcaccaatgcagcacctcctgttggtagctctgggaattagctcagtccatgtggagTGCCCTCCactggtggtgtcccatccatctctcgCCCTCTGTTGGCATCCAGACCCACATTGCTCCCTTCTCACAGCATCCTcctcaggacactgccctctggcagtgccccctAGTTCAAGTCTTTTCTCTTCACCCGAGCCACAATGGCCAGCCACatccccaaagtctaaccccttctaTCAGGGGTCAGGTGCAGTCCACTATTGACACTTCTAACAGCCAGGCATAGTACAAGAGGGGAGgacaggcccaccctctactctgggtcccagcccagggaccctctggcagcagcctccttgtctgcctctcctccctgggccacttccccttcagccccctgTACTGGTCTCCTTCACTCAGGAAACAGATCTTTTCCCTTGAAGGTCTGGGAGAGACTGCCTGCCTCttgcctgggcagcctttatatagggcctagcctggtcctgattggctgcctcttgctcagccctgattggttctctaacaggccctccctgatGGGTTGCCTGTCTGCGCAGCCCAATTTGGCTGGGGGTTGGACACGGCCCCACCACACCTTGGTATTTCTGCTTGTTCCAATGTAAAATGAATTCCTCTTCAGGCCCTCTAGTGGACCCCAGTGGTCTTCCATGCTGCCTCTTATGCTTACTGTGTCCTTCCAAATCTATTCAGCACAGCTGTCACCCTTTCCTTTCCACTCTCTCATTAAAACCTTGCTTCCACAGCATCACTTACAGAAAGTACACATCACATAACTTCCCCCACAACCTAAGTTTGTATGCACCTAAACTGAGTAACCTTTAGCCTGCTGATGCAAACTGTCATATCTCCACCAAAACCAATGGAGCTATACTGACTTACACCAGCCTCGATATCTTTAACCTGTGTACTGTCTTGCTTGTCAAGCCTATAATTTAGACTAACTCTTTAGGAGAGGGACCCATCATCTGCTTCCTGTAAAGAGTCTAACACAatcatagtttcatagattcatagatactaaggtcagttGTAGGTGTTTGAAAATAATAAACTGAAAGCAATTGTTCACTGTTCTGCAGGTGTGAATGATGGGGCTGCAGCTGTAATTCTTATGAAGGAGTCAGAAGCTGCTAGAAGAGGTCTTACTCCTTTGGCACAAATTGTGTCTTGGGCTCAAGTGGGTTTAGACCCTTCCATCATGGGAGTAGGACCTGTCTCTGCAATACAGAAAGCTGTAAGTAATATCAGAAACGATCACTTTGAAATACTTGTTTAAGACAAGTTTCCCCTTGACCATCAGGACTTAGTTTTTCTCAAACAAATGCCAGAAATGTAGCACCAAACAATTCTATAATGGAGACCATGACAAACAAGATTTCAAAAAGCAGGACATGTGATGCTTTGATTCTTTTTTGCTAGGGCTAATATCTGTATTGTTATTTTCAGAGAAGTTTATAAATGGGTCAGAAGTAGAAATGAGCCTCCCAAATTGTCATACACGAAGCTGTAACTTAACAGTAACTCTTCTAAAGGTGAACAACAAAGTTCTCTTTAATTGGGTTtatggcctttttttttaaaaaaaaaaaaaaaaaaccttcttagaaatatcaggaaagtTAAATTTCTTTCCTGATGATTTCCTTTCTGCTAGAAGTGTCTCCCACAATcgtttttcatatatatatatatacatatttatatatatagttcatagaatcatagtatatcagggttggaagggacctcaggaggtcatctagtccaaccccctgctcaaagcaggaccaattcccaactaaatcatcccagacagagctttctcaagcctgaccttaaaaacctctaaggaaggagattccaccacctccctaggtaacacattccagtgcttcaccaccctcctagtgaatttttttttcctaatatccaacctaatcctcccccactgcaacttgagaccattactccttgttctgtcatctgctaccactgaaaacagactagatccatcctctttggaaccccctttcaggtagttgaaagcagctatcaaatcccccctcactcttctcttctgcagactaaacaatcccagttccctcagcctctcctcataagtcatgtgctccatccccctaatcatttttgttgccctctgctggatgttttccaatttttccacatccttcttgtagtgttgggcccaaaactggacacagtactccagatgaggcctcaccaatgtcgaatagaggatcaagtccctcgatctgctggcagtacccctacttatacagcccaaaatgcctttagccttccTAGTTATATAgtggttgtagccatgttggtcccaggatattagagagacaaggtggatgaagtaatatattAAGACAGTTCAAAGCTGTAGCACAGCCTGTGCTAGTCATGCCCCCTTTTCTGGCCTGTTGCCAGATGATTCATTCCAAAGCTGTGTAAAAACTTGAGTACGATTGGTAACAATGACTTCAAAGCCAGTAACCGATGTACAGTAGACTACAGCCAACAAGCATAGTTTTCAAAATTAAATCGTGTCCCTTGGCTAGGAAGCCATCCAGGGAGGGTAGAGTTGTGGGAGACactgctagcagaaaggaaataaTCAGGTGAGAAATTTAACATTGTGCAGCTCGGCATCTTCCACAGGTTGGATACATATGGGAAGTAGTGAGCAGTGAACAGAAGTAGGGAGGCTTGAGAAAAACAGAATGCTATGAGAAAGACCCATCAGGGTTAACTTCCCAAAATGGCAATGCCATTACTGGAGAAAGTCCATTTCATAGCATCTGATAAAAGTGTTAATTGATGGGCATGTTGCTACCTTGCAGATTTCTGTAGTGGAAGCACAAGCCCTTTCTATGCAGTTGCAGTAGGTCTTTTGGAGTGCACCGTGATGCATCTGAAACAGGAGCACCTGGTTTGGTAGAGCCTGGTTTGCCTCAACAGTGCATAGCTGGATCCATCTAGGAGGTGTTTGAGTCAGAGGactcaggtttttttaaaccttttcttttcctttttgaacTTTTTGGCCCACTTTGTAGGTGTCGCTTCTCAGCTCTGGCATTTTGCATCTTACTTTATGCAGAGCTCTCTGGATATCTCTCCCTTAATGGCCTCCCCTTGCTTGGGGGATGGGGCTTCATTGTTGGAATTCCCCGACTTGAGCTGGGAGGGAGCTGAGCATAAATCTTGCTTTTCTCCCTCAGGAACTTAGGACCCATTTTAAGactttggggctggggggagacaaGGACCTAGTGCCccttaagggttttttttttgtatcctGGGACTCGCCCTGAGCTGGGTGGCTGAACTCATGCTTGGAGTCTCTCCCCATTCTGCATCTCCAGATCAGGCTTTTCTGTGTGCCGTGGCTTCCTGGAGCAAGGGTGGGAACCCAACATGTCTGTCTGACTCAAAGCCCTGTGCCCTGGCAGTGCGAAGTTTGACCGAATGGGAACAGGCAGGGCCCAATTCATCTTCCAAAGAGCCTGTAAGCTGCCTTCCAAATAGAACACTGCTTGGATTTAGCTTAGTGTTTGCACAACCCCTTTGCCATTCctcagaagggggcagggaggcgcTGTGATAGTGGCTCCAGGTAGCTGAGATCACCCCACTGAtacaggagggagaagaaaatctgCATGCTACTGCCTGTAAAAACAGATGTAATAAATTGGCAAAGAAAAGTCAGGCACAAGGTGATCCACTACTTGAAGGCAGGAAATCTGACAG is from Dermochelys coriacea isolate rDerCor1 chromosome 3, rDerCor1.pri.v4, whole genome shotgun sequence and encodes:
- the ACAT2 gene encoding acetyl-CoA acetyltransferase, cytosolic isoform X2, whose product is MSAEGSEAVVLVSAARTPVGSFNGALSTMHAHELGSIVIKEVLKRANVNPEEVSEVIFGQVLTAGAGQNPVRQASVGAGIPYAVPSWGCQMICGSGLKAVCLGAQSILTGDSSIVVAGGMESMSKAPHLVHMRAGVKMGEASLQDSIICDGLTDAFCQYHMGITAENVAKQWQVSRREQDQLAVLSQKKAEGAQKAGYFDKEIVSVLVPSRKGPAEVKTDEHPRHGSTLETVAKLKPCFLTDGTGTVTAANASGVNDGAAAVILMKESEAARRGLTPLAQIVSWAQVGLDPSIMGVGPVSAIQKAVDKAGWTLEQVDLFEINEAFASLAIAIAKELKLNPEKI
- the ACAT2 gene encoding acetyl-CoA acetyltransferase, cytosolic isoform X1, with translation MSAEGSEAVVLVSAARTPVGSFNGALSTMHAHELGSIVIKEVLKRANVNPEEVSEVIFGQVLTAGAGQNPVRQASVGAGIPYAVPSWGCQMICGSGLKAVCLGAQSILTGDSSIVVAGGMESMSKAPHLVHMRAGVKMGEASLQDSIICDGLTDAFCQYHMGITAENVAKQWQVSRREQDQLAVLSQKKAEGAQKAGYFDKEIVSVLVPSRKGPAEVKTDEHPRHGSTLETVAKLKPCFLTDGTGTVTAANASGVNDGAAAVILMKESEAARRGLTPLAQIVSWAQVGLDPSIMGVGPVSAIQKAVDKAGWTLEQVDLFEINEAFASLAIAIAKELKLNPEKVNIEGGAVALGHPLGASGCRILVTLLYALERTAGKRGVAALCIGGGMGIAMCIERLT